From a single Halobellus ruber genomic region:
- a CDS encoding DUF7827 domain-containing protein — translation MTGNTKKVRAVFLAALMIFSVFAGTVAFSGSVAAEEPTYGGNAVHYVNESGGGDPVVEVPFEGNVEAASLDRDNFTILDDGDNTSSIQNFRQRNATVILTLDRAYPSNDLEVSLSENIQSPGGDTITNDGDKTVVFAGQTLEYEGDANGGGTDVQANTATNVTAYQGVTIAINVSKYNNISRTKAAGGDVPVTVEGEDNTYFQEGSTGVNSSVYTFNTGDRELGEYRVFINNSDNQANRAFINVRDLQLDIEADDLNVSTDDTIETTVSAVAGSRDIEAELLDNTGDSINTTQATLDGQGEADIDFNAGSADDGDTLDPGTYTVEVTDNATGVTVESSEITVSEAEDEDVSFVSTTITDQRGDILEATIEMTETSEATVTFGSKDDGVIANATFEDDNGDDQVTFYVNTYNFEDDQANVFALDSDSDDVLLDQTQNNNPANGPSADGLGELLDAGDYDLEAEAGDQGVTTGVTQSDDIATVTLEDRSTENIRMWTGSKEAIGSVSDLEDVNEAIEEGQITQSSEVAVGDFAVHQLEASGFEGALNAREDEDVSQAFSTLNATGPINLTIEEASPGANQDARELDLDYTGSNANVTVIADGPNDTYFVIVDTASVNYKNGDTLPSDSDTALETNFTVLNRDSPFGQDFVPEDDFDDDENSETLVTFNANEPEVTIQEPFNVSQASGQTISATTNIAPGTEVRLRVRSDDGVSPSFLKTATPVVGSDGSFGATFDFSGQNVGDTYEITVSSTGIILASDETEDGTVVEAVATDTATPEPDTDTPEPDTDTPTPEPDTDTATPEPDTDTPMPDTDTPTSTPTSTPGFGVVVALTALLAAALLAIRRD, via the coding sequence ATGACAGGAAACACAAAGAAAGTCCGCGCGGTGTTCCTCGCGGCGCTCATGATCTTCAGCGTCTTCGCTGGGACCGTGGCGTTCTCGGGGAGTGTCGCTGCGGAAGAGCCGACATATGGCGGCAATGCCGTCCACTACGTAAACGAGAGTGGCGGCGGCGACCCAGTAGTCGAAGTACCGTTCGAAGGCAACGTTGAAGCTGCGTCGCTGGACAGAGATAACTTCACGATTCTGGATGATGGCGACAACACGTCATCAATCCAGAATTTCCGGCAACGGAACGCGACTGTTATCCTCACTCTGGATCGGGCCTACCCATCCAACGATCTGGAGGTTTCGCTGAGCGAGAACATTCAGTCGCCGGGTGGCGACACGATCACCAACGACGGTGACAAGACCGTCGTCTTCGCCGGTCAGACGCTTGAATACGAAGGTGACGCCAACGGTGGCGGTACCGACGTGCAGGCCAACACCGCGACCAACGTGACGGCGTATCAAGGCGTTACCATCGCAATCAACGTCTCAAAGTACAACAACATCAGCCGGACGAAAGCCGCCGGCGGCGACGTCCCGGTGACTGTTGAGGGCGAGGACAACACCTACTTCCAGGAAGGGAGTACCGGTGTGAACAGTTCCGTGTACACCTTCAACACGGGAGACCGCGAGCTCGGCGAGTACCGGGTCTTCATAAACAATAGTGACAATCAAGCCAACCGCGCGTTCATCAACGTCCGCGATCTGCAGTTGGACATCGAGGCCGACGACCTGAACGTCTCGACCGACGACACGATCGAGACCACCGTCTCGGCCGTGGCCGGCTCGCGAGACATTGAGGCTGAGTTGCTGGATAACACTGGTGACAGCATCAACACGACGCAGGCTACCCTTGACGGTCAGGGTGAGGCCGACATCGACTTCAATGCTGGCTCCGCTGATGATGGCGATACGCTCGATCCCGGCACGTACACGGTTGAGGTAACCGATAATGCGACCGGCGTCACGGTCGAATCCTCGGAGATCACCGTCTCTGAAGCAGAGGATGAGGATGTCAGCTTCGTCAGCACCACCATCACCGACCAGCGTGGAGATATCCTTGAGGCCACGATCGAGATGACGGAGACCTCCGAAGCAACGGTTACCTTCGGCTCCAAGGACGACGGTGTCATCGCGAACGCCACCTTTGAGGATGACAACGGTGATGATCAAGTCACCTTCTATGTCAACACGTACAATTTCGAAGACGATCAGGCCAACGTCTTCGCGCTGGACTCCGACAGCGACGATGTCCTGCTTGACCAGACCCAGAACAACAACCCGGCCAACGGTCCGAGCGCCGACGGTCTAGGTGAGCTTCTTGACGCCGGCGACTACGATCTCGAAGCCGAAGCCGGCGATCAAGGTGTTACCACTGGAGTCACCCAGTCCGACGACATTGCGACTGTAACGCTAGAGGACCGTAGCACGGAGAACATTCGGATGTGGACCGGAAGCAAGGAGGCCATCGGTAGCGTCTCTGATCTTGAGGACGTGAACGAGGCCATCGAAGAAGGCCAGATCACGCAGTCCTCCGAGGTTGCTGTCGGTGACTTCGCGGTGCACCAACTCGAAGCGTCCGGCTTCGAGGGAGCACTCAACGCACGTGAGGATGAGGACGTTAGCCAGGCGTTCAGTACCCTTAACGCAACTGGCCCGATCAACCTGACAATCGAGGAAGCTAGTCCCGGTGCGAACCAGGATGCCAGAGAACTCGACCTCGATTACACCGGCAGCAACGCTAACGTGACCGTCATCGCTGACGGTCCGAACGACACATACTTCGTCATCGTCGACACCGCTTCGGTAAACTACAAGAACGGAGACACGCTCCCGAGCGACAGCGACACGGCTCTGGAGACGAACTTCACCGTTCTGAACCGTGACTCGCCGTTCGGACAGGACTTCGTGCCTGAAGACGACTTCGACGACGACGAGAACTCCGAGACGCTCGTCACATTTAACGCCAACGAGCCTGAAGTGACGATTCAAGAACCGTTCAACGTCTCGCAGGCGTCCGGGCAGACCATCAGCGCCACGACCAACATTGCTCCGGGCACGGAAGTGCGTCTCCGCGTCCGCAGTGACGATGGCGTGAGCCCGAGCTTCCTGAAGACGGCGACGCCGGTCGTTGGTTCGGATGGAAGCTTCGGTGCAACGTTCGACTTCAGCGGGCAGAACGTCGGTGACACCTACGAGATCACCGTCAGCAGCACGGGCATTATCCTCGCGAGCGACGAAACCGAGGATGGTACAGTCGTCGAGGCTGTCGCAACCGACACCGCGACGCCCGAACCCGACACGGACACGCCGGAGCCCGACACGGATACTCCGACGCCGGAGCCCGACACGGACACGGCAACGCCCGAACCGGACACCGACACGCCGATGCCGGACACCGACACGCCGACCTCCACTCCGACCAGCACGCCTGGATTCGGTGTGGTCGTCGCGCTGACGGCGCTCCTGGCCGCGGCGCTGCTCGCCATCCGGCGAGACTAA
- a CDS encoding glycosyltransferase: protein MRRLVRRFLGSVVALLSLTGLPYVVYLLLAKVWNPHGSPADKRRAEPTVSIVLPTYNEERIVENKLRDIVSLDYPMAKIEVVVVDSSDDDTREIVREFFADREAPELTLLEEDERRGLAPALNDAYAAASNEMVVKTDCDSKLAPDALREAAANLADSDVGAVTGRNVDVLGGSDVEEGYRDVQATIQTLESHLDSTLIFHGPFSAFENDEIVPIDPDSIADDTELALKIRKNGKRVVFDPEIRYKEASHSAFGKRRTQKDRRAMGLIRLLLQHRDMLGRYGLYGGVVLPFNWWFMLVSPWLLAASIGLTTVLGLATAGPLGLIIPSGISIFTVLGSRDKLGPLQSVYAVFDTQVSLLFAAVKLRRGEGSAAWEVDEELRDVYE, encoded by the coding sequence ATGCGAAGACTCGTTCGGCGTTTCCTCGGCTCTGTGGTGGCTCTTCTCTCGCTCACGGGGCTTCCCTACGTGGTCTATCTCCTGCTCGCGAAAGTGTGGAACCCACACGGGTCGCCCGCGGATAAGCGTCGAGCGGAGCCGACGGTGAGCATCGTGCTGCCGACCTACAACGAGGAGCGGATCGTCGAGAACAAACTCCGCGACATCGTCTCGCTCGATTATCCGATGGCGAAGATCGAGGTCGTCGTCGTCGATTCCAGCGACGACGATACGCGAGAGATCGTTCGGGAGTTCTTCGCGGACCGAGAGGCGCCCGAATTGACGCTGTTGGAGGAAGACGAACGCCGAGGGCTCGCACCAGCGTTGAATGACGCTTATGCGGCAGCGTCGAACGAGATGGTCGTCAAGACCGACTGTGACTCGAAGCTCGCCCCCGACGCGCTTCGGGAGGCCGCCGCGAACCTCGCGGACTCGGACGTTGGTGCCGTGACGGGACGAAACGTCGACGTGCTCGGCGGCAGCGACGTTGAGGAGGGATACCGGGACGTGCAGGCGACGATTCAGACGTTGGAGTCGCATCTCGATTCGACGCTCATCTTCCACGGGCCGTTTTCCGCGTTCGAGAACGACGAGATCGTCCCGATCGATCCTGACTCGATCGCCGACGACACGGAGTTGGCGCTGAAGATCCGGAAGAACGGGAAGCGGGTGGTGTTCGACCCGGAGATTCGGTACAAGGAGGCGTCACATTCGGCGTTTGGAAAGCGTCGAACGCAGAAGGATCGCCGAGCGATGGGGTTGATTCGGTTGCTGCTGCAGCATCGGGATATGCTGGGGCGGTATGGGTTGTATGGCGGTGTGGTGTTGCCGTTCAACTGGTGGTTTATGCTGGTCTCGCCGTGGTTGTTGGCCGCTTCGATCGGGCTTACAACGGTTCTGGGGCTAGCTACCGCTGGGCCGCTCGGACTGATCATTCCGTCAGGCATTAGCATATTCACGGTTTTAGGTTCCCGTGATAAGCTTGGACCGCTACAGTCAGTATACGCGGTGTTCGATACGCAGGTGTCACTGTTGTTTGCTGCAGTAAAGTTGCGGCGTGGTGAGGGGTCTGCAGCGTGGGAAGTGGATGAGGAACTGCGAGACGTTTACGAGTGA
- a CDS encoding glycosyltransferase family 4 protein: protein MKILQVTPRYPPQSGGVETHVKEISERLVKRGHEVTVVTADAGKDGERRERRSGVTVRRYRSIAPNDAMHLCPQIVMAVRESEADVVHAHNYHSFPLFFAALGIGDHRFVVTTHYHGGSANSVRDHLLSLYHPLGRWAVRRADVIVAVSEWEREQLRSDFDTNATVIPNGVDVDRFAKAKPVERERPYMLTVGRLEAYKGIQHAIRALPNLPEYDLLVIGSGPYRETLEQIASESGVEDRVEFMGYVDADTLPGLYSGAEVYLTLSEFESYGMTVSEAISAGTPCVVRQAAGLRNWNKKDCVVGVEELTPEVITESVHTAATREPSPRRLPTWNETTTELLSHYD, encoded by the coding sequence ATGAAGATCTTGCAGGTGACGCCGCGGTACCCGCCGCAGTCCGGTGGCGTAGAGACACACGTCAAAGAGATCTCTGAGCGGCTTGTTAAACGCGGTCACGAGGTGACCGTGGTCACTGCGGATGCAGGGAAGGACGGCGAACGTCGCGAGCGACGGAGCGGAGTTACTGTTCGCCGGTATCGAAGCATCGCCCCGAACGACGCGATGCATCTCTGTCCGCAGATCGTAATGGCTGTTCGGGAATCGGAAGCGGACGTGGTACACGCACACAACTACCACTCATTTCCATTGTTTTTTGCTGCACTGGGTATCGGTGACCATCGGTTTGTAGTGACAACTCATTATCACGGCGGCAGCGCAAATTCTGTGCGAGATCACCTGTTGTCGCTGTATCACCCACTCGGTCGGTGGGCGGTTCGGCGTGCAGATGTGATTGTTGCGGTCAGTGAATGGGAACGAGAGCAGTTGAGGTCCGATTTTGATACAAATGCGACGGTGATCCCCAACGGGGTAGATGTGGACCGGTTCGCGAAGGCGAAGCCGGTTGAACGGGAGCGGCCATACATGTTGACGGTTGGTCGGCTGGAAGCGTACAAAGGTATTCAGCACGCAATTAGGGCGTTGCCCAACCTTCCGGAGTACGATCTACTCGTAATTGGGAGTGGTCCATACCGAGAAACATTGGAACAGATCGCTAGTGAGAGTGGGGTCGAAGACCGAGTGGAATTTATGGGATACGTTGACGCCGATACGTTGCCGGGGTTGTACTCCGGTGCAGAGGTATATCTTACTCTCTCCGAATTCGAGTCCTATGGAATGACTGTTTCAGAAGCTATCTCGGCAGGCACGCCGTGTGTGGTCCGCCAGGCGGCTGGTCTGCGGAACTGGAATAAGAAGGATTGTGTAGTTGGTGTTGAGGAACTAACACCGGAAGTAATTACGGAATCTGTTCACACAGCGGCAACTCGTGAGCCTTCACCTCGGAGGCTTCCTACCTGGAATGAAACCACTACCGAGTTATTATCACATTACGATTAG
- a CDS encoding 3-deoxy-manno-octulosonate cytidylyltransferase, with the protein MSVAAIIPARMGSTRYPGKPLCDIHGVTMIEHVYRRTRMSDAVDQTYVATPDEEIRKETESFGGEAIMTGQHPRATDRVAEAAKSLDADIVVVMQGDEPLVYPDMLDDAIAPVRDEDGVKVTNLARPIPNKSEYEDPNNVKVVVDENWDALYFSRSPVPYIQAGNYEKAPVYHQVCVIPFEREFLFEFTSMAETQLERVESIDMLRLLENGHNVRLIRTDRETYPVDTPEDHQKVNEMMANDPLFEEYH; encoded by the coding sequence ATGAGCGTTGCTGCTATCATCCCCGCCAGGATGGGATCGACGCGGTATCCCGGGAAGCCGCTATGTGATATCCACGGGGTGACTATGATCGAGCACGTATATCGTCGGACTCGGATGAGCGACGCCGTGGATCAAACCTACGTCGCTACCCCTGACGAGGAGATTCGCAAGGAAACGGAGTCTTTCGGCGGTGAGGCCATTATGACTGGCCAACATCCTCGTGCTACCGATCGCGTGGCAGAAGCAGCAAAGAGCCTTGATGCAGATATCGTGGTTGTGATGCAGGGCGACGAGCCGTTGGTGTATCCAGATATGCTTGACGACGCTATCGCACCGGTTCGGGATGAGGATGGTGTCAAAGTGACTAACCTCGCCAGGCCGATTCCTAACAAATCCGAGTATGAAGATCCGAACAATGTGAAGGTTGTTGTCGACGAGAACTGGGACGCCCTGTATTTCTCACGGTCGCCAGTTCCGTATATACAAGCCGGGAACTATGAGAAGGCTCCGGTGTACCACCAGGTCTGTGTAATCCCCTTCGAACGGGAATTCCTCTTCGAATTCACGTCGATGGCGGAGACTCAGTTGGAGCGGGTCGAATCAATCGATATGTTGCGACTGCTCGAAAATGGGCACAACGTTCGGCTGATCAGGACCGACCGGGAGACATATCCTGTTGATACACCCGAAGACCACCAGAAGGTAAACGAAATGATGGCCAATGATCCGCTGTTTGAAGAGTACCACTAA
- a CDS encoding glycosyltransferase family 2 protein: protein MESPRASIIVRSYNEAEHLGKLLHGLEKQSFQDFEVVLVDSGSTDGTLEIANEYGVETIEYIDPENFSFGRALNYGCDAARGEFCIIASAHVYPKRDDWIECLLEKFENDIALVYGKQRGNDTTTFSENQIFKQWFPERDIERQDHPFCNNANAAIRHELWEEYPYDEQLTGLEDVDWAKRVQKDGYDISYAADAEIIHVHDESAGEVLNRYRREAYAHKQILPNQSFSLWDFFRLSATNIVSDWNAALKQGVFSDNLFEVPKFRLLQFWGTYRGFSQDGPISDRLWQRFYYPDRDSYPDPDREVKTDRPDPSDDREGNYIDYSDAGLYPGSPEEEPR from the coding sequence ATGGAATCGCCACGTGCCTCAATTATCGTTCGGTCTTACAACGAGGCAGAACACCTAGGCAAACTACTTCACGGGCTCGAAAAGCAGAGCTTCCAGGATTTTGAAGTCGTCCTGGTTGACTCCGGTTCTACGGATGGGACGCTCGAAATTGCCAATGAATACGGCGTCGAAACGATTGAGTACATTGATCCGGAGAACTTCTCGTTCGGCCGTGCACTGAACTACGGTTGTGACGCTGCCCGCGGGGAGTTCTGTATCATCGCAAGTGCACACGTATATCCGAAGCGCGATGACTGGATCGAGTGTTTACTGGAGAAATTTGAGAACGACATTGCATTGGTGTACGGGAAACAGCGTGGGAACGATACGACGACGTTCTCCGAAAATCAGATTTTCAAGCAGTGGTTTCCCGAGCGAGACATCGAACGGCAGGATCATCCGTTCTGTAACAACGCCAATGCAGCTATTCGACACGAACTGTGGGAAGAGTACCCGTACGACGAGCAGTTAACCGGTCTTGAGGATGTCGACTGGGCCAAGCGCGTCCAGAAAGACGGGTATGATATCTCCTACGCCGCCGATGCGGAGATCATTCACGTTCACGACGAGTCCGCAGGGGAGGTTCTCAACCGATACCGACGAGAAGCGTACGCCCACAAGCAGATTCTCCCGAACCAGTCGTTCTCACTGTGGGACTTCTTCCGACTGTCGGCGACGAACATCGTCTCAGACTGGAACGCAGCACTAAAACAAGGGGTGTTTTCCGACAATTTATTCGAAGTCCCAAAGTTCCGCCTCCTACAGTTCTGGGGGACTTACCGAGGATTTTCGCAGGATGGGCCGATCTCTGACCGACTCTGGCAGCGATTTTATTACCCTGACCGAGACTCCTACCCTGATCCAGATCGTGAAGTCAAAACTGACCGCCCTGACCCGTCTGACGACCGCGAGGGCAACTATATCGATTACTCTGATGCCGGGCTGTATCCCGGTAGTCCGGAAGAGGAACCACGATAG
- a CDS encoding phosphoglycerate dehydrogenase — protein sequence MITDDIDQYADLFAEYNIAYDVANVDQQLSEDELLDIIDKYDGVLAGDDEFTRKVIAAGDRLKIIAKWGIGIDAIDTDAAADHGVAVENTPGAFNDEVADVVIGYAIMLTRQLHHIDRAVRNGDWICPRGVSLAGKTFGVVGVGNIGSTVAKRAHALGMNVLGNDVRPFPESLKSEIDIERVDRDELLDRSDIVSLNCALTPETRKMIGSEELDRIGETGYLINTSRGELVNQPALVDALDSGTIAGAALDVFETEPLPADDPLADFDNVILGSHNAQNTAEAVSRVNDRAVQNLIEGVVEG from the coding sequence TTGATCACCGATGATATCGATCAATACGCGGATTTGTTCGCAGAGTACAACATAGCGTACGATGTCGCGAATGTTGACCAGCAGCTCAGCGAGGATGAGCTACTCGATATCATTGATAAGTACGACGGAGTGTTGGCCGGCGACGACGAATTCACTCGTAAAGTCATCGCCGCTGGCGACCGACTGAAGATCATCGCAAAGTGGGGGATCGGTATAGATGCCATCGATACCGATGCCGCGGCCGACCACGGCGTTGCTGTCGAAAACACACCCGGTGCATTCAACGACGAGGTGGCTGATGTGGTGATCGGTTATGCGATTATGCTTACCCGACAGCTCCACCACATCGATCGTGCTGTTCGAAACGGTGATTGGATCTGTCCGCGGGGTGTTTCGCTGGCTGGAAAGACGTTTGGTGTCGTAGGGGTCGGTAATATTGGTTCGACTGTTGCCAAGCGTGCACACGCGCTAGGTATGAACGTTCTCGGTAACGACGTACGACCGTTCCCCGAGAGTCTGAAATCAGAGATAGATATCGAACGGGTCGATCGCGACGAACTGCTGGACCGGTCGGATATTGTCAGTCTCAACTGCGCGCTGACACCGGAGACTCGGAAGATGATCGGCTCGGAGGAACTGGATCGTATCGGGGAGACTGGCTATCTAATTAATACCTCTCGCGGTGAGCTTGTGAATCAGCCAGCACTCGTTGACGCACTGGACTCTGGGACTATAGCCGGGGCGGCCTTGGATGTGTTCGAGACGGAGCCACTACCGGCAGATGACCCGTTGGCGGACTTCGACAACGTCATCCTCGGATCGCACAACGCCCAGAACACTGCGGAGGCGGTCTCTCGCGTCAACGATCGCGCTGTGCAGAATCTCATCGAAGGTGTTGTCGAAGGCTGA
- a CDS encoding SDR family NAD(P)-dependent oxidoreductase, with product MIDREIRTRFDSDVAIITGSTRGIGAETARRLAVEGAAVVVTGRTTDDGQAVVKDIQDAGGTARFVESDLREPDDIAALFEATVDEFGGVDILVNNASVQTETAADETSIPDWEQVLRTDFRSYWLCSKHASEQMETGVIINISSNHAFSTMPAHFPYNAVKAGINGMTRAMAVDLGPDIRVNTVNPGWVAVERTLEDMDDGYRDHLEKIHPVGRIGHPEDVAGAVAFLASDDAAFITGESLLVDGGRGAVMQDDTVPDYSEQRGDGAW from the coding sequence ATGATCGATAGAGAAATCCGGACACGGTTCGACTCCGACGTCGCAATTATCACGGGGTCGACTCGGGGGATTGGGGCGGAGACCGCTCGCCGGCTAGCCGTCGAGGGAGCCGCCGTCGTAGTCACCGGACGGACAACCGACGATGGTCAAGCTGTGGTCAAGGATATACAGGACGCGGGGGGAACCGCACGCTTCGTTGAATCCGATCTGCGCGAACCTGACGATATTGCCGCGTTGTTCGAGGCGACCGTCGACGAATTTGGAGGAGTAGACATACTGGTTAACAACGCATCCGTCCAGACCGAAACCGCGGCTGACGAAACCTCTATCCCCGATTGGGAACAAGTCCTCCGGACAGACTTCCGATCGTACTGGCTCTGCAGCAAACACGCCAGCGAGCAGATGGAGACAGGAGTGATTATTAACATCTCCTCGAACCACGCGTTTTCGACGATGCCAGCCCACTTCCCGTACAATGCGGTCAAGGCAGGTATCAACGGTATGACTCGCGCGATGGCGGTGGATCTCGGTCCGGATATCAGGGTGAATACCGTCAACCCCGGTTGGGTCGCCGTCGAGCGAACCCTCGAAGATATGGACGACGGCTACCGCGATCACCTCGAAAAGATCCATCCCGTCGGACGGATCGGTCACCCTGAAGATGTTGCCGGTGCTGTCGCCTTCCTTGCCAGCGACGACGCCGCGTTCATTACTGGTGAGAGCCTCCTCGTCGACGGCGGGCGCGGTGCTGTTATGCAAGACGACACAGTTCCGGATTACAGCGAGCAACGAGGTGACGGAGCGTGGTGA
- a CDS encoding IS6 family transposase, with protein MPEISRLSRCTDWIDLDFVERERTPERAMKLCIQLQLAGLSLSNTVSILEELSVERSRKAIHDWVQKADLQPAEGRSPNHIAVDETVIRVNDQQFWLYAAADPETNELLHLRLFATTTTALTEIFLRELRQKHDVESAVFLVDGAQHLQTALTRAGLRFQTERNGNRNAIERIFREFKRRTSSFSNCFSHAEPETAEKWLQAFAGWLNAPN; from the coding sequence ATGCCAGAAATCAGCCGCCTCAGCAGATGTACAGACTGGATTGATTTGGATTTTGTGGAACGAGAGCGGACACCCGAGCGTGCGATGAAGCTATGTATCCAACTCCAGTTAGCGGGACTATCGCTGTCGAATACCGTCTCTATTCTCGAAGAGTTGAGTGTCGAGCGATCTCGCAAAGCAATCCACGATTGGGTACAAAAGGCCGATCTACAGCCCGCAGAAGGTCGAAGCCCGAATCACATTGCGGTTGACGAAACCGTGATTCGAGTCAACGATCAGCAATTCTGGCTGTACGCTGCCGCCGATCCCGAGACAAACGAGTTACTCCATCTGCGGCTGTTTGCGACTACGACGACCGCATTAACCGAGATATTTCTCCGAGAACTTCGTCAGAAACACGATGTCGAATCCGCCGTATTTCTCGTTGATGGCGCTCAACACCTCCAAACTGCGCTGACCAGAGCTGGACTACGATTTCAAACTGAACGAAATGGAAATCGGAACGCCATCGAACGCATTTTTCGAGAATTCAAGCGTCGAACATCCTCGTTCTCCAACTGTTTCAGCCACGCAGAGCCTGAAACTGCTGAAAAGTGGCTCCAAGCATTTGCTGGCTGGCTCAATGCTCCAAACTAA
- a CDS encoding FkbM family methyltransferase gives MKSEDLEYCDRSTGRSESFDSTGDYLRKIREVLARGDLFQLVHDGVPFVHDRIVRPHLPRVYETEYNGVTVCPGKPLDRLLPWIDHGPEPNHESALVDIVATHVCPGDNVVAVGGGWGVTTTHAAERVGDEGSVVVYEGSAAEVEKIQETTRRNGVADRVKVEHVIVGTAISLRGEPGDAAVISPLDLPACDILILDCEGAEIEILQNLEIEPRIIAVESHGHYDAPSDIVARELSELGYEIITKTVADEGQREACVEKDVYVLAGVVE, from the coding sequence GTGAAGTCAGAGGATCTCGAATACTGCGATAGGTCCACCGGGAGATCAGAGAGCTTCGACTCAACGGGAGACTACCTCCGAAAAATCAGAGAGGTGCTTGCCCGCGGTGATCTGTTCCAACTGGTCCACGACGGCGTCCCGTTCGTCCACGACCGGATCGTGCGACCGCACTTGCCCCGCGTATACGAGACTGAGTACAATGGGGTGACAGTCTGCCCGGGCAAGCCTCTAGATAGACTGTTGCCGTGGATCGACCACGGGCCAGAACCCAACCACGAATCCGCGCTCGTCGACATCGTCGCCACGCACGTCTGCCCCGGTGACAACGTCGTTGCCGTCGGCGGTGGCTGGGGTGTCACCACTACCCACGCTGCCGAACGCGTGGGGGACGAAGGAAGCGTGGTCGTCTACGAGGGGTCGGCGGCCGAAGTTGAGAAGATCCAAGAGACAACCCGACGGAACGGCGTCGCGGACAGGGTCAAGGTCGAACACGTGATCGTTGGAACAGCGATCAGCCTCCGGGGGGAGCCGGGCGACGCCGCCGTAATCTCCCCGCTGGATCTGCCGGCCTGTGATATCCTGATATTGGACTGTGAGGGAGCAGAGATCGAGATTCTCCAGAATCTGGAGATCGAACCTCGGATAATCGCTGTCGAGTCACATGGCCACTACGACGCCCCCAGCGATATCGTTGCACGGGAGTTGTCGGAACTGGGATACGAAATCATCACCAAAACCGTCGCCGACGAGGGCCAGCGCGAGGCCTGCGTCGAGAAAGACGTGTACGTCTTGGCCGGGGTTGTTGAATGA
- a CDS encoding glycosyltransferase family 2 protein, with amino-acid sequence MDDDPYVVISVVNWNGREILSECLASLFGTTDYDNFDVIVVDNGSKDGSVKMVRDQFPGVKVVENETNKGFSTANNQSFKLALERGAEYLLLLNNDTVITDPMWLRAMVGVAESDPDVGIVGCTVREPDGSIHYAGRHFPLSKHLFGDLTERYAYNRYQRNYSPEGYEYVDDVTGAVYLIDAAVIESVGGLDEAYSPAYGEESDYSCRAWDAGFRVAYTDAVEVQHSRNESSARLDPIYLDYVQVRNKTRLVATNYPLSWVVSAVPGLLRIVAGFFLQAEDGIRLREEFVEQPARSARYAIAYVLYFLFHAVNIALKRRSRADVATLLK; translated from the coding sequence ATGGATGACGACCCTTATGTGGTGATTTCTGTCGTCAACTGGAACGGACGAGAGATATTGTCGGAGTGTCTCGCTTCGCTATTCGGAACTACAGACTACGACAACTTTGATGTTATCGTTGTTGACAACGGAAGCAAAGACGGATCCGTTAAGATGGTTCGCGACCAGTTCCCCGGGGTCAAAGTGGTCGAAAACGAAACTAACAAAGGGTTCTCTACGGCGAATAACCAGAGTTTTAAACTGGCGCTTGAGCGAGGCGCGGAGTACTTATTGCTATTGAACAACGATACCGTGATCACCGATCCTATGTGGCTGAGGGCGATGGTCGGCGTCGCCGAGTCCGACCCAGACGTCGGGATCGTGGGCTGTACGGTCCGCGAGCCCGATGGCTCGATTCACTACGCTGGCCGCCACTTCCCCTTGTCCAAACATTTGTTCGGCGATCTGACCGAGCGGTACGCGTACAACCGTTACCAGCGTAATTATTCCCCGGAAGGTTACGAATATGTAGACGACGTTACAGGAGCAGTGTACCTGATCGATGCGGCGGTGATTGAGTCGGTCGGCGGGCTGGACGAGGCGTACTCTCCCGCCTATGGCGAGGAGTCCGACTACAGCTGTCGGGCTTGGGACGCTGGCTTCCGAGTAGCGTATACCGACGCTGTGGAGGTGCAACATTCCAGAAATGAGTCCAGCGCCCGGCTTGATCCAATCTACCTTGATTACGTCCAGGTCCGTAACAAGACTCGCCTCGTGGCGACGAACTACCCCCTATCTTGGGTGGTGAGTGCCGTCCCCGGACTGCTCCGGATCGTCGCTGGCTTTTTTTTACAGGCAGAGGATGGGATTCGGCTCCGAGAGGAGTTCGTTGAGCAGCCCGCGAGGTCGGCACGTTATGCTATCGCCTATGTGCTGTATTTCCTGTTCCACGCCGTTAATATCGCCCTTAAGCGGCGATCGCGAGCTGACGTGGCAACGCTGCTTAAGTAG